A genome region from Trichosurus vulpecula isolate mTriVul1 chromosome 5, mTriVul1.pri, whole genome shotgun sequence includes the following:
- the ING4 gene encoding inhibitor of growth protein 4 isoform X4: MSSARSLNSEEKLALLKQIQEAYGKCKEFGDDKVQLAMQTYEMVDKHIRRLDTDLARFEADLKEKQIESSDYDSSSSKGKKKGRVQKEKKAARARSKGKNSDEEAPKAAQKKLKFVRTSPEYGMPSVTFGSVHPSDVLDMPVDPNEPTYCLCHQVSYGEMIGCDNPDCSIEWFHFACVGLTTKPRGKWFCPRCSQERKKK; this comes from the exons ATGAGTAGCGCCCGCAGCCTCAACTCAGAGGAAAAGCTGGCATTACTTAAGCAGATCCAGGAAGCCTACGGCAAGTGCAAAGAATTTGGAGATGACAAGGTGCAGCTCGCCATGCAGACCTACGAGATG GTGGATAAGCATATTCGAAGACTGGACACAGATCTAGCCCGATTTGAGGCAGATCTGAAAGAGAAACAGATTGAGTCAAGTGACTATGACAGCTCttcaagcaaaggaaaaaaaa AAGGCCGGGttcagaaggagaagaaagctgCCCGTGCTCGTTCCAAGGGTAAGAACTCAGATGAGGAGGCTCCCAAGGCTGCCCAGAAGAAGCTGAAATTTGTGCGCAC AAGCCCTGAGTATGGTATGCCCTCAGTGACTTTTGGCAGTGTCCACCCTTCAGATGTGCTGGATATGCCAGTGGATCCCAATGAACCTACCTACTGTCTTTGCCACCAGGTTTCCTATGGGGAGATGATTGGCTGTGATAACCCTGAT TGTTCCATTGAGTGGTTCCACTTTGCTTGTGTCGGATTAACAACCAAGCCTCGAGGGAAATG GTTCTGCCCTCGGTGCTCCCAGGAAcggaagaagaaataa
- the ING4 gene encoding inhibitor of growth protein 4 isoform X5: MAAGMYLEHYLDSIENLPFELQRNFQLMRDLDQRTEEVLDIICGPALWQLLSKFGCPEKFTWSLRLLPDGQASVSIIDLKAEIDKLATEYMSSARSLNSEEKLALLKQIQEAYGKCKEFGDDKVQLAMQTYEMVDKHIRRLDTDLARFEADLKEKQIESSDYDSSSSKGKKKGRVQKEKKAARARSKGKNSDEEAPKAAQKKLKFVRTSPEYGMPSVTFGSVHPSDVLDMPVDPNEPTYCLCHQVSYGEMIGCDNPDCSIEWFHFACVGLTTKPRGKWFCPRCSQERKKK, from the exons ATGGCGGCGGGAATGTACTTGGAGCATTATCTGGACA GTATTGAAAACCTCCCCTTTGAGCTCCAGAGAAACTTCCAGCTCATGCGGGACCTAGACCAGAGAACAGAGG AAGTATTAGATATCATCTGTGGACCTGCACTCTGGCAACTCTTGAGCAAGTTTGGCTGCCCTGAGAAATTCACTTGGAGCCTGAGGCTACTCCCCGATGGTCAG GCCTCTGTCTCTATTATAGACCTGAAAGCAGAGATTGACAAGCTGGCCACTGAGTATATGAGTAGCGCCCGCAGCCTCAACTCAGAGGAAAAGCTGGCATTACTTAAGCAGATCCAGGAAGCCTACGGCAAGTGCAAAGAATTTGGAGATGACAAGGTGCAGCTCGCCATGCAGACCTACGAGATG GTGGATAAGCATATTCGAAGACTGGACACAGATCTAGCCCGATTTGAGGCAGATCTGAAAGAGAAACAGATTGAGTCAAGTGACTATGACAGCTCttcaagcaaaggaaaaaaaa AAGGCCGGGttcagaaggagaagaaagctgCCCGTGCTCGTTCCAAGGGTAAGAACTCAGATGAGGAGGCTCCCAAGGCTGCCCAGAAGAAGCTGAAATTTGTGCGCAC AAGCCCTGAGTATGGTATGCCCTCAGTGACTTTTGGCAGTGTCCACCCTTCAGATGTGCTGGATATGCCAGTGGATCCCAATGAACCTACCTACTGTCTTTGCCACCAGGTTTCCTATGGGGAGATGATTGGCTGTGATAACCCTGAT TGTTCCATTGAGTGGTTCCACTTTGCTTGTGTCGGATTAACAACCAAGCCTCGAGGGAAATG GTTCTGCCCTCGGTGCTCCCAGGAAcggaagaagaaataa
- the ING4 gene encoding inhibitor of growth protein 4 isoform X1, with product MAAGMYLEHYLDSIENLPFELQRNFQLMRDLDQRTEDLKAEIDKLATEYMSSARSLNSEEKLALLKQIQEAYGKCKEFGDDKVQLAMQTYEMVDKHIRRLDTDLARFEADLKEKQIESSDYDSSSSKGKKKGRVQKEKKAARARSKGKNSDEEAPKAAQKKLKFVRTSPEYGMPSVTFGSVHPSDVLDMPVDPNEPTYCLCHQVSYGEMIGCDNPDCSIEWFHFACVGLTTKPRGKWFCPRCSQERKKK from the exons ATGGCGGCGGGAATGTACTTGGAGCATTATCTGGACA GTATTGAAAACCTCCCCTTTGAGCTCCAGAGAAACTTCCAGCTCATGCGGGACCTAGACCAGAGAACAGAGG ACCTGAAAGCAGAGATTGACAAGCTGGCCACTGAGTATATGAGTAGCGCCCGCAGCCTCAACTCAGAGGAAAAGCTGGCATTACTTAAGCAGATCCAGGAAGCCTACGGCAAGTGCAAAGAATTTGGAGATGACAAGGTGCAGCTCGCCATGCAGACCTACGAGATG GTGGATAAGCATATTCGAAGACTGGACACAGATCTAGCCCGATTTGAGGCAGATCTGAAAGAGAAACAGATTGAGTCAAGTGACTATGACAGCTCttcaagcaaaggaaaaaaaa AAGGCCGGGttcagaaggagaagaaagctgCCCGTGCTCGTTCCAAGGGTAAGAACTCAGATGAGGAGGCTCCCAAGGCTGCCCAGAAGAAGCTGAAATTTGTGCGCAC AAGCCCTGAGTATGGTATGCCCTCAGTGACTTTTGGCAGTGTCCACCCTTCAGATGTGCTGGATATGCCAGTGGATCCCAATGAACCTACCTACTGTCTTTGCCACCAGGTTTCCTATGGGGAGATGATTGGCTGTGATAACCCTGAT TGTTCCATTGAGTGGTTCCACTTTGCTTGTGTCGGATTAACAACCAAGCCTCGAGGGAAATG GTTCTGCCCTCGGTGCTCCCAGGAAcggaagaagaaataa
- the ING4 gene encoding inhibitor of growth protein 4 isoform X3 produces the protein MRDLDQRTEDLKAEIDKLATEYMSSARSLNSEEKLALLKQIQEAYGKCKEFGDDKVQLAMQTYEMVDKHIRRLDTDLARFEADLKEKQIESSDYDSSSSKGKKKGRVQKEKKAARARSKGKNSDEEAPKAAQKKLKFVRTSPEYGMPSVTFGSVHPSDVLDMPVDPNEPTYCLCHQVSYGEMIGCDNPDCSIEWFHFACVGLTTKPRGKWFCPRCSQERKKK, from the exons ATGCGGGACCTAGACCAGAGAACAGAGG ACCTGAAAGCAGAGATTGACAAGCTGGCCACTGAGTATATGAGTAGCGCCCGCAGCCTCAACTCAGAGGAAAAGCTGGCATTACTTAAGCAGATCCAGGAAGCCTACGGCAAGTGCAAAGAATTTGGAGATGACAAGGTGCAGCTCGCCATGCAGACCTACGAGATG GTGGATAAGCATATTCGAAGACTGGACACAGATCTAGCCCGATTTGAGGCAGATCTGAAAGAGAAACAGATTGAGTCAAGTGACTATGACAGCTCttcaagcaaaggaaaaaaaa AAGGCCGGGttcagaaggagaagaaagctgCCCGTGCTCGTTCCAAGGGTAAGAACTCAGATGAGGAGGCTCCCAAGGCTGCCCAGAAGAAGCTGAAATTTGTGCGCAC AAGCCCTGAGTATGGTATGCCCTCAGTGACTTTTGGCAGTGTCCACCCTTCAGATGTGCTGGATATGCCAGTGGATCCCAATGAACCTACCTACTGTCTTTGCCACCAGGTTTCCTATGGGGAGATGATTGGCTGTGATAACCCTGAT TGTTCCATTGAGTGGTTCCACTTTGCTTGTGTCGGATTAACAACCAAGCCTCGAGGGAAATG GTTCTGCCCTCGGTGCTCCCAGGAAcggaagaagaaataa
- the ING4 gene encoding inhibitor of growth protein 4 isoform X2, translating into MAAGMYLEHYLDSIENLPFELQRNFQLMRDLDQRTEDLKAEIDKLATEYMSSARSLNSEEKLALLKQIQEAYGKCKEFGDDKVQLAMQTYEMVDKHIRRLDTDLARFEADLKEKQIESSDYDSSSSKGKKSRVQKEKKAARARSKGKNSDEEAPKAAQKKLKFVRTSPEYGMPSVTFGSVHPSDVLDMPVDPNEPTYCLCHQVSYGEMIGCDNPDCSIEWFHFACVGLTTKPRGKWFCPRCSQERKKK; encoded by the exons ATGGCGGCGGGAATGTACTTGGAGCATTATCTGGACA GTATTGAAAACCTCCCCTTTGAGCTCCAGAGAAACTTCCAGCTCATGCGGGACCTAGACCAGAGAACAGAGG ACCTGAAAGCAGAGATTGACAAGCTGGCCACTGAGTATATGAGTAGCGCCCGCAGCCTCAACTCAGAGGAAAAGCTGGCATTACTTAAGCAGATCCAGGAAGCCTACGGCAAGTGCAAAGAATTTGGAGATGACAAGGTGCAGCTCGCCATGCAGACCTACGAGATG GTGGATAAGCATATTCGAAGACTGGACACAGATCTAGCCCGATTTGAGGCAGATCTGAAAGAGAAACAGATTGAGTCAAGTGACTATGACAGCTCttcaagcaaaggaaaaaaaa GCCGGGttcagaaggagaagaaagctgCCCGTGCTCGTTCCAAGGGTAAGAACTCAGATGAGGAGGCTCCCAAGGCTGCCCAGAAGAAGCTGAAATTTGTGCGCAC AAGCCCTGAGTATGGTATGCCCTCAGTGACTTTTGGCAGTGTCCACCCTTCAGATGTGCTGGATATGCCAGTGGATCCCAATGAACCTACCTACTGTCTTTGCCACCAGGTTTCCTATGGGGAGATGATTGGCTGTGATAACCCTGAT TGTTCCATTGAGTGGTTCCACTTTGCTTGTGTCGGATTAACAACCAAGCCTCGAGGGAAATG GTTCTGCCCTCGGTGCTCCCAGGAAcggaagaagaaataa